One Amycolatopsis thermophila DNA segment encodes these proteins:
- the eccD gene encoding type VII secretion integral membrane protein EccD, translated as MTVVAPRTRIDVALPADVAVADLMPMLLDMARETSPDGGARHGGWALAKLGDAPLDPSRTLASLGIVDGDLLQLRKRNENPPPPLYDDVVDAIADAQPDTFRPWTKETARRIGHIAGGLALCTAALALFFGGPLFGGNGLAAALTAGVAAIACLAVGATLAKAYQVEATGVVIAAAGGLPFAFVAGFYAVPGLTVRANLLLASGLVVILAAVAIMIMGAGITTFIAAATAGVIGVLAFTFATLIAHPAAGIAAGTAAISLALISLLPRATIWLAKLPLPHVPGTAEELKEDTTFPDYTEIERRTAVAHNYMTGLLIGCGSATAIAAIITATAPGVWGILTAAVATMVLLLRARSYANGSQAVALLTTGIVSGAGILIGWLFTQSPMGRLLWVFAVLVVIGAGALVVGVVFPNQRFSPPLRRTVEIFEAICIATVLPLALAVMDLYATLRHISFG; from the coding sequence GTGACGGTGGTGGCACCCCGCACGAGGATCGACGTGGCGCTGCCCGCCGACGTCGCGGTGGCGGACCTGATGCCGATGCTGCTCGACATGGCGCGGGAGACCTCGCCCGACGGCGGCGCCCGCCACGGCGGCTGGGCGCTGGCCAAGCTCGGCGACGCCCCGCTCGACCCGAGCCGCACGCTCGCCTCGCTCGGCATCGTCGACGGCGACCTGCTCCAGCTGCGCAAGCGCAACGAGAACCCGCCACCGCCGCTCTACGACGACGTCGTCGACGCGATCGCCGACGCCCAGCCGGACACGTTCCGGCCGTGGACCAAGGAGACCGCGCGCCGCATCGGGCACATCGCCGGCGGGCTGGCTCTGTGCACCGCGGCGCTGGCCCTGTTCTTCGGCGGCCCGCTGTTCGGCGGCAACGGGCTGGCCGCCGCCCTGACCGCGGGTGTGGCCGCCATCGCGTGCCTCGCCGTCGGCGCGACGCTGGCCAAGGCCTACCAGGTCGAGGCGACCGGCGTGGTGATCGCGGCCGCGGGTGGGCTGCCGTTCGCCTTCGTCGCCGGCTTCTACGCCGTGCCCGGGCTCACCGTGCGCGCCAACCTGCTGCTGGCCAGCGGTCTCGTGGTGATCCTCGCCGCGGTCGCCATCATGATCATGGGCGCGGGCATCACGACGTTCATCGCGGCCGCCACCGCGGGGGTGATCGGGGTCCTCGCGTTCACCTTCGCGACCCTGATCGCGCACCCGGCGGCCGGCATCGCCGCGGGCACCGCCGCCATCTCGCTGGCGCTGATCTCCCTGCTCCCGCGCGCGACGATCTGGCTGGCCAAGCTGCCGCTGCCGCACGTCCCCGGCACCGCCGAGGAGCTCAAAGAGGACACCACGTTCCCGGACTACACCGAGATCGAGCGCCGCACGGCCGTCGCCCACAACTACATGACCGGCCTGCTGATCGGCTGCGGCAGCGCGACCGCGATCGCCGCGATCATCACCGCCACCGCGCCCGGCGTGTGGGGCATCCTCACCGCGGCCGTCGCGACGATGGTGCTGCTGCTGCGCGCCCGCTCCTACGCCAACGGCAGCCAGGCCGTCGCACTGCTGACCACCGGGATCGTCTCCGGCGCCGGCATCCTGATCGGCTGGTTGTTCACCCAGTCGCCGATGGGCCGCCTGCTGTGGGTGTTCGCCGTGCTGGTGGTCATCGGCGCCGGCGCGCTGGTCGTCGGCGTGGTGTTCCCGAACCAGCGGTTCTCGCCGCCGCTGCGCCGCACCGTCGAGATCTTCGAGGCCATCTGCATCGCCACCGTGCTGCCGCTGGCCCTGGCCGTCATGGACCTCTACGCCACGTTGCGGCACATCTCGTTCGGCTGA
- the mycP gene encoding type VII secretion-associated serine protease mycosin codes for MRTLGVPGRTATVLLAASIGVLATGTAQAQTGGTGSDGYWAVPPPYVSSYLPGDNGGRNSFDYQPKNACVTRDLGQQQVVLREKPWGQQYLQVDEAQQLVRAKTGAAGRGIRVAVIDTGVTRHPYLPNLEGGGDYVVAGDNGLNDCDGHGTEVAGIIAARTPADQIGFTGVAPDATIVSIRQSSQNYQKPDAGGATSGQQTGGRQQNDANGAGTTQTLAQAIVRAVNLHVDVINMSVDNCRPADGSITDGERAVQAAVRWAVDNNIVVVAAAGNTSESCPQNDQADPNRPRSIVTPPWFSDDVLSVAAIDENGGVAPFSVNGPWVSVAAPGTNIISLDPSKGSNQLANQTIENDKATPIQGTSFAAPYVAGVAALVAAQYPQLTARQIMNRIRVTAQHPGAQGGRDNFIGYGVVNPVAAVTAIVPSEEGVAADSAQQLPSGLPDDGAKDWTPMIVALAGTGGGLVVLLVVMFVMRTIRRTREAR; via the coding sequence ATGCGGACACTCGGTGTGCCCGGCCGGACGGCGACCGTCCTGCTGGCGGCGTCGATCGGCGTGCTGGCGACGGGAACGGCGCAGGCCCAGACGGGCGGCACCGGGTCGGACGGGTACTGGGCGGTGCCGCCGCCGTACGTCTCGTCCTACCTGCCGGGCGACAACGGCGGCCGGAACAGCTTCGACTACCAGCCCAAGAACGCCTGCGTGACGCGCGACCTCGGGCAGCAGCAGGTGGTGCTGCGGGAGAAGCCGTGGGGCCAGCAGTACCTGCAGGTCGACGAGGCCCAGCAGCTGGTCCGCGCAAAGACCGGGGCGGCGGGGCGCGGGATCCGGGTCGCGGTGATCGACACCGGCGTCACCCGGCACCCGTACCTGCCCAACCTCGAGGGCGGCGGCGACTACGTGGTGGCCGGTGACAACGGCCTCAACGACTGCGACGGCCACGGCACCGAGGTGGCGGGGATCATCGCCGCCAGGACACCGGCCGACCAGATCGGGTTCACCGGGGTGGCGCCGGACGCCACGATCGTCTCGATCCGGCAGTCCAGTCAGAACTACCAGAAGCCGGACGCCGGGGGCGCCACGAGCGGTCAGCAGACCGGGGGCCGCCAGCAGAACGACGCCAACGGCGCGGGCACCACGCAAACGCTTGCGCAGGCGATCGTGCGCGCGGTGAACCTGCACGTCGACGTGATCAACATGTCGGTGGACAACTGCCGGCCCGCCGACGGTTCGATCACCGACGGCGAGCGCGCCGTCCAGGCCGCGGTGCGCTGGGCCGTGGACAACAACATCGTCGTGGTCGCGGCCGCGGGCAACACGTCGGAGTCCTGCCCGCAGAACGACCAGGCGGACCCGAACCGGCCCCGGTCGATCGTGACGCCACCGTGGTTCTCCGACGACGTGCTCTCGGTCGCGGCGATCGACGAGAACGGCGGTGTGGCGCCGTTCTCCGTGAACGGGCCGTGGGTGAGCGTGGCCGCGCCGGGCACCAACATCATCTCGCTGGACCCGTCGAAGGGTTCGAACCAGCTGGCGAACCAGACGATCGAGAACGACAAGGCCACCCCGATCCAGGGCACGAGCTTCGCGGCGCCGTACGTGGCGGGCGTGGCCGCGCTGGTGGCGGCGCAGTACCCGCAGCTGACCGCGCGGCAGATCATGAACCGCATCCGCGTGACCGCCCAGCACCCGGGCGCGCAGGGCGGGCGGGACAACTTCATCGGCTACGGCGTGGTGAACCCGGTCGCCGCCGTGACGGCGATCGTGCCGTCCGAAGAGGGCGTCGCGGCGGACTCGGCGCAGCAGCTGCCCTCCGGCCTGCCGGACGACGGGGCGAAGGACTGGACGCCGATGATCGTCGCGCTGGCCGGCACCGGTGGTGGGCTGGTCGTGCTCCTGGTGGTGATGTTCGTGATGCGGACAATCCGCCGGACCCGCGAAGCCCGCTGA
- the eccB gene encoding type VII secretion protein EccB, whose product MPSTPTTKSQVHAYQFVLRRMQSALVRRDSVMLHDPMRTHGRATLVGFILALLGVVGFVIFGLISPKPAVPDAGNIVIGKESGAIYVVAGSPKRLIPTFNLASARLILMSQQGQNGGATTAVEPSVVPDDQLKDIPRGRLTGIVDGPQLLPTTSQRISDDWAVCDQLTIRSDLPAQLALQQATNATTVLAGVSNPGRELADNEAVLAVGDNDKPYLIYHLERNPNQPNANTVRAELDPSKAGVYTALGLNPQNARRISIGLLNAIPQVTPFTPPAIPGAGNPTQFKALQDLALSVGQVFAVPSATGDIATYVILQNGIQRVSPAVADLIRFSSSNDNSPRPVEVRPDLISSIRQVQSGDTDALKVDTMPATIPTVLDPTQTPVTCLGWNVVNPGDPATEDEHTAVYIGTQLPVPAGAEPIRIGQPSPDGLKIDSFYMPPGRGAVIRSATSKQSFTTGPISLVTDRGLRYGVPNTATANALGLTDPRPAPDAIVRLLPTGASLNAQDAQRSYDSVPIPANAGSFPSQQQQAGATGSSGSSSRN is encoded by the coding sequence ATGCCGTCAACACCGACAACCAAATCGCAAGTTCACGCCTACCAGTTCGTGCTGCGCCGCATGCAGTCCGCGCTGGTCCGGCGTGACTCGGTCATGCTCCACGACCCCATGCGGACCCACGGGCGAGCGACGCTCGTCGGGTTCATCCTGGCGCTGCTCGGTGTCGTCGGCTTCGTGATCTTCGGCCTGATCAGCCCGAAGCCGGCCGTGCCGGACGCGGGCAACATCGTCATCGGCAAGGAGTCCGGCGCGATCTACGTCGTGGCGGGCAGCCCGAAGCGGCTGATCCCGACCTTCAACCTCGCCTCCGCGCGGCTGATTCTCATGTCCCAGCAGGGGCAGAACGGCGGCGCAACGACGGCGGTGGAGCCGTCGGTGGTCCCGGACGACCAGCTCAAGGACATCCCGCGCGGGCGGTTGACGGGCATCGTGGACGGGCCGCAACTGCTGCCGACCACGTCCCAGCGCATCTCCGACGACTGGGCGGTGTGCGACCAGCTGACCATCCGGTCCGACCTGCCCGCGCAGCTGGCGCTGCAGCAGGCCACGAACGCGACGACCGTGCTCGCCGGTGTGTCCAACCCGGGCCGTGAGCTCGCGGACAACGAGGCCGTGCTCGCCGTCGGGGACAACGACAAGCCGTACCTCATCTACCACCTGGAGCGGAACCCGAACCAGCCCAACGCGAACACCGTCCGCGCCGAGCTGGACCCGTCGAAGGCCGGTGTCTACACGGCACTCGGGCTGAACCCGCAGAACGCGCGCCGCATCTCGATCGGCCTGCTGAACGCCATTCCGCAGGTGACGCCGTTCACGCCGCCGGCGATTCCGGGCGCCGGCAACCCGACGCAGTTCAAGGCGTTGCAGGACCTCGCCCTGTCGGTGGGCCAGGTGTTCGCGGTGCCCTCGGCGACGGGTGACATCGCGACGTACGTGATCTTGCAGAACGGCATCCAGCGCGTGTCTCCCGCGGTCGCGGACCTCATCCGGTTCTCCTCCAGCAACGACAACTCGCCGCGGCCGGTCGAGGTCCGTCCCGACCTGATCAGCAGCATCCGGCAGGTCCAGTCCGGCGACACCGACGCGCTGAAGGTCGACACGATGCCGGCCACCATCCCGACCGTGCTGGATCCCACGCAGACGCCGGTGACCTGCCTCGGCTGGAACGTCGTCAACCCCGGCGACCCGGCCACCGAGGACGAGCACACGGCCGTCTACATCGGAACGCAGCTCCCGGTGCCCGCCGGCGCCGAGCCGATCCGGATCGGACAGCCGAGCCCGGACGGCCTCAAGATCGACAGCTTCTACATGCCCCCGGGCCGTGGAGCCGTCATCCGCTCCGCGACGTCGAAGCAGTCGTTCACGACCGGCCCCATCTCACTGGTGACGGACCGCGGCCTGCGCTACGGGGTGCCGAACACCGCCACGGCGAACGCACTGGGCCTGACCGACCCGCGACCCGCCCCGGACGCCATCGTGCGCCTGCTGCCCACCGGCGCGTCCCTGAACGCCCAAGACGCGCAACGCAGCTACGACTCGGTGCCGATCCCCGCCAACGCGGGCAGCTTCCCGAGCCAGCAACAGCAAGCGGGAGCCACCGGCAGCTCCGGCTCCTCCTCACGCAACTGA
- the eccE gene encoding type VII secretion protein EccE, with protein sequence MTNLVVLEIGLAIGLILIAINESLLYVGVGVLALALIIAILRWRGQWFTQWVGLTLRYSFRNHDRVSTPPKSDAQAIATGEVSVTGPEDPRVGLLRLVVPDLVVAHGKDHELQEVGLAWHDGTWTAVLLVEPTPALITQAGGAPSLPLSALAPCLEDRGVVLDSIQMIWHCYPGSAALPADSPALTSYLEVLGPLPAAARRTTWVAIRLDPRRCPTAIRERGGGVVGAHRALIGALSRVRNALESQGVPTRPLNPDELLRAGISAAELTAAVGAGSPVKLKENWTSATAAGVGHASYAITSWPKGKIRTTLNALTSVRTLSSTVAMAISPADDEGKVALRGVVRVSARNPRELDTADERLSTLADRVGVSLTPLRGLQIDALAATMPMGGTA encoded by the coding sequence GTGACCAACCTCGTGGTGCTGGAGATCGGGCTGGCGATCGGCCTGATCCTCATCGCGATCAACGAGTCGCTGCTCTACGTCGGCGTCGGCGTGCTCGCCCTCGCCCTGATCATCGCGATCCTGCGCTGGCGCGGTCAGTGGTTCACCCAATGGGTTGGACTCACGCTGCGCTATTCGTTCCGCAACCACGACCGGGTGTCGACGCCGCCGAAGTCCGACGCCCAGGCCATCGCCACCGGCGAGGTGTCCGTTACCGGGCCCGAGGACCCGCGGGTCGGCCTGCTCCGCCTGGTCGTGCCGGACCTCGTGGTGGCGCACGGCAAGGACCACGAGCTGCAGGAGGTCGGCCTCGCCTGGCACGACGGCACGTGGACCGCGGTCCTGTTGGTCGAGCCGACGCCCGCGCTGATCACCCAGGCCGGCGGGGCGCCGAGCCTGCCGCTGTCGGCGCTGGCCCCGTGCCTGGAGGACCGGGGCGTCGTCCTCGACTCCATCCAGATGATCTGGCACTGCTACCCCGGTTCGGCGGCGCTGCCCGCGGATTCGCCGGCGTTGACGTCCTATCTGGAGGTTCTCGGCCCGCTGCCCGCCGCCGCGCGGCGCACCACGTGGGTCGCGATCCGGCTGGACCCGCGCCGCTGCCCGACCGCCATCCGGGAACGCGGCGGCGGCGTGGTCGGCGCGCACCGCGCCCTGATCGGGGCGCTGTCCCGCGTTCGCAACGCGCTGGAGTCGCAGGGCGTGCCGACGCGCCCGCTGAACCCGGACGAGCTCCTGCGGGCCGGCATCTCGGCCGCGGAGCTGACGGCAGCCGTCGGTGCCGGTTCGCCGGTGAAGCTGAAGGAGAACTGGACCAGCGCGACCGCGGCCGGGGTCGGGCACGCCAGCTACGCGATCACCAGCTGGCCGAAGGGCAAGATCCGCACGACCCTGAACGCGCTGACGAGCGTCCGGACGCTGTCCTCGACGGTCGCGATGGCCATTTCGCCCGCGGACGACGAGGGCAAGGTCGCGCTGCGCGGCGTGGTGCGGGTGAGCGCGCGGAACCCGCGTGAGCTGGACACCGCCGATGAGCGGCTGAGCACGCTCGCCGACCGCGTCGGGGTGTCGCTGACCCCGTTGCGCGGCCTGCAGATCGACGCGCTCGCCGCGACCATGCCGATGGGAGGCACCGCATGA
- the truA gene encoding tRNA pseudouridine(38-40) synthase TruA, whose product MDVSYDGTEFSGWARQPGRRTVQGLLEEALAKQPPGAAVPKSVVVAGRTDAGVHATGQVVHVDVVPLAGPVGRIAVDSRGIPDLERMRHRWNRFLPGDVRVLDARVAPEGFDARFSAVRRHYRYRVSDAPWGVDPLRRFDTLAWGRPLSLTAMNEASEALLGLRDFAAFCKQRAGGTTIRELQRFTWRRIDKHVVEAEVSADAFCHSMVRSLVGAMLLVGDGRRPVSWPAELLRGGVRDSAVAPAHGLTLIGVDYPPDAELAARAEQTRNMRAASEAS is encoded by the coding sequence CTGGACGTCAGTTACGACGGCACGGAGTTCTCGGGGTGGGCGCGCCAGCCGGGTCGCCGGACGGTCCAGGGGTTGCTGGAGGAGGCGCTCGCGAAGCAGCCGCCCGGCGCCGCGGTGCCCAAGTCGGTGGTCGTGGCGGGGCGCACGGACGCTGGTGTGCACGCGACCGGGCAGGTCGTGCACGTGGACGTGGTGCCGCTGGCCGGCCCGGTGGGGCGGATCGCCGTGGATTCCCGGGGCATCCCGGACCTGGAGCGCATGCGGCACCGCTGGAACCGGTTCCTGCCCGGTGACGTGCGGGTGCTGGACGCCCGGGTCGCGCCGGAGGGGTTCGACGCCCGGTTCTCCGCGGTGCGCAGGCACTACCGCTACCGGGTCTCGGACGCGCCATGGGGTGTCGACCCGTTGCGCCGGTTCGACACCCTGGCGTGGGGCAGGCCGCTGTCGCTGACGGCGATGAACGAGGCTTCCGAGGCGCTGCTGGGCCTGCGGGACTTCGCGGCGTTCTGCAAGCAGCGCGCGGGCGGCACGACGATCCGCGAGCTGCAACGGTTCACCTGGCGGCGGATCGACAAGCATGTGGTGGAGGCTGAGGTGTCCGCGGATGCCTTCTGCCACTCGATGGTGCGCAGCCTGGTCGGAGCGATGCTCTTGGTGGGGGACGGCCGTCGCCCGGTGTCCTGGCCCGCCGAGCTGCTGCGCGGGGGAGTGCGGGACAGCGCGGTGGCGCCGGCGCACGGCCTGACCCTGATCGGGGTCGACTACCCACCCGACGCGGAACTGGCAGCGCGTGCGGAGCAGACACGCAACATGCGCGCAGCGTCCGAAGCCTCCTAG
- the rplQ gene encoding 50S ribosomal protein L17 translates to MPTPTKGPRLGGSAAHERLMMANLATSLFEHGKITTTEAKARRMRPLAEKLITKAKRGDLHNRRQIQRVIRDKDVVHKLLAEIGPFFADRNGGYTRITKTLPRKGDNAPMAVIELVSEKTVTSEAEKARKTKFAAKDTAEASPAAEETKAEEAKVEETDQDAEAPESATTEATDAPAEGADDASAESTKDES, encoded by the coding sequence ATGCCCACCCCCACGAAGGGCCCCCGTCTCGGTGGATCCGCGGCCCACGAGCGGCTGATGATGGCGAACCTCGCCACGTCGCTGTTCGAGCACGGCAAGATCACCACGACCGAGGCCAAGGCCCGCCGGATGCGGCCGCTCGCCGAGAAGCTGATCACCAAGGCGAAGCGCGGCGATCTGCACAACCGGCGTCAGATCCAGCGCGTGATCCGCGACAAGGACGTGGTTCACAAGCTGCTGGCCGAGATCGGCCCGTTCTTCGCGGACCGCAACGGCGGCTACACCCGGATCACCAAGACGCTGCCGCGCAAGGGCGACAACGCCCCGATGGCGGTCATCGAGCTGGTGTCCGAGAAGACCGTCACCTCGGAGGCCGAGAAGGCGCGCAAGACGAAGTTCGCGGCCAAGGACACCGCCGAGGCTTCGCCCGCGGCTGAGGAGACCAAGGCCGAGGAGGCCAAGGTCGAGGAGACCGACCAGGACGCCGAGGCGCCCGAGTCGGCCACCACCGAGGCCACGGACGCGCCGGCCGAGGGCGCGGACGACGCGTCGGCCGAGTCCACGAAGGACGAGTCCTGA
- a CDS encoding DNA-directed RNA polymerase subunit alpha: MLISQRPALGEEPINETRSRFTIEPLEPGFGYTLGNSLRRTLLSSIPGAAVTSIRIDGVLHEFTTVPGVKEDVTDIILNLKELVVSSEEDEPVTMYLRKQGPGEVTAADIVPPAGVTVHNPDLHIASLNGKGKLEIELVVERGRGYVPAQQNKQAGAEIGRIPVDSIYSPVLKVTYKVEATRVEQRTDFDKLILDVETKPSITPRDAVASAGKTLVELFGLARELNVDAEGIEIGPSPQEADTIAAYAMPIEDLDLTVRSYNCLKREGIHTVGELVSRSEADLLDIRNFGAKSIDEVKMKLVGLGLSLKDSPPGFDPTAAAASYEGGESWSAEGVGGLSDNGHDDGQDYAETEQL; the protein is encoded by the coding sequence GTGCTGATTTCCCAGCGACCGGCCCTCGGCGAGGAGCCGATCAACGAGACCCGGTCCCGGTTCACCATCGAGCCGCTGGAGCCCGGCTTCGGGTACACGCTCGGCAACTCGCTGCGGCGCACGCTGCTGTCGTCCATCCCGGGCGCGGCGGTCACCAGCATCCGCATCGACGGTGTGCTGCACGAATTCACCACGGTCCCCGGGGTGAAGGAAGACGTCACCGATATCATCCTGAACCTCAAGGAACTGGTCGTGTCCTCCGAGGAGGACGAGCCCGTCACCATGTACCTGCGCAAGCAGGGCCCGGGTGAGGTCACCGCGGCCGACATCGTTCCGCCCGCGGGTGTCACCGTGCACAACCCGGATCTGCACATCGCCTCGCTGAACGGCAAGGGCAAGCTGGAGATCGAACTGGTCGTCGAGCGCGGCCGCGGTTACGTGCCTGCCCAGCAGAACAAGCAGGCGGGTGCCGAGATCGGCCGGATCCCGGTCGACTCGATCTACTCGCCGGTGCTGAAGGTGACGTACAAGGTCGAGGCGACCCGTGTCGAGCAGCGCACCGACTTCGACAAGCTGATCCTGGACGTCGAGACCAAGCCGTCGATCACCCCGCGCGACGCCGTCGCCTCCGCCGGCAAGACGCTGGTCGAGCTGTTCGGTCTGGCCCGGGAGCTCAACGTCGACGCCGAGGGCATCGAGATCGGGCCGTCGCCGCAGGAGGCGGACACCATCGCCGCCTACGCGATGCCGATCGAGGACCTGGACCTGACGGTCCGGTCGTACAACTGCCTCAAGCGCGAGGGCATCCACACGGTCGGCGAACTGGTCTCGCGCAGCGAGGCCGACCTGCTCGACATCCGCAACTTCGGCGCGAAGTCGATCGACGAGGTCAAGATGAAGCTCGTCGGCCTCGGCCTCTCGCTGAAGGACAGCCCGCCCGGGTTCGACCCGACCGCGGCGGCTGCCTCCTACGAGGGCGGCGAGAGCTGGTCCGCCGAGGGTGTCGGCGGTCTGTCGGACAACGGCCACGACGACGGCCAGGACTACGCAGAGACGGAGCAGCTGTAA
- the rpsD gene encoding 30S ribosomal protein S4, which produces MARYTGPATRISRRLKVDLVGGDQAFERRPYPPGQHGRGRVKESEYLLQLQEKQKARYTYGVLERQFSRYYKEAARRPGKTGENLLQILESRLDNVVYRAGLARTRRQARQLVAHGHFTVNGVKVTIPSYQVEKFDIIDVRPKSLQMLPFVAAKENFGDRPIPGWLQVVQNNLRILVHQLPERAQIDVPVQEQLIVEYYSK; this is translated from the coding sequence ATGGCTCGCTACACCGGCCCCGCGACTCGCATCTCGCGGCGCCTCAAGGTTGACCTCGTCGGCGGCGACCAGGCTTTCGAGCGCCGCCCGTACCCGCCCGGCCAGCACGGCCGCGGCCGGGTCAAGGAGTCCGAGTACCTGCTCCAGCTGCAGGAGAAGCAGAAGGCTCGCTACACGTACGGCGTCCTCGAGCGGCAGTTCAGCCGCTACTACAAGGAGGCCGCGCGGCGCCCCGGCAAGACCGGTGAGAACCTGCTGCAGATCCTCGAGTCCCGCCTGGACAACGTCGTGTACCGCGCCGGCCTGGCCCGGACCCGTCGTCAGGCGCGTCAGCTGGTGGCACACGGTCACTTCACCGTCAACGGCGTCAAGGTGACCATCCCCAGCTACCAGGTCGAGAAGTTCGACATCATCGATGTGCGTCCGAAGTCGCTCCAGATGCTGCCGTTCGTGGCCGCGAAGGAGAACTTCGGCGACCGGCCGATCCCCGGCTGGCTGCAGGTCGTGCAGAACAACCTCCGCATCCTGGTGCACCAGCTCCCGGAGCGGGCGCAGATCGACGTTCCGGTCCAGGAACAGCTGATCGTCGAGTACTACTCGAAGTGA
- the rpsK gene encoding 30S ribosomal protein S11, protein MPPKARAGAKKVRRKEKKNVAHGHAHIKSTFNNTIVSITDPNGAVISWASSGHVGFKGSRKSTPFAAQMAAENAARKAAEHGMKKVDVFVKGPGSGRETAIRSLQAAGLEVGTIQDVTPQPHNGCRPPKRRRV, encoded by the coding sequence ATGCCACCCAAGGCTCGCGCCGGGGCCAAGAAGGTCCGGCGGAAGGAAAAGAAGAACGTGGCCCACGGCCACGCTCACATCAAGAGCACGTTCAACAACACCATCGTGTCGATCACCGACCCGAACGGTGCGGTGATCTCGTGGGCCTCCTCGGGCCACGTCGGCTTCAAGGGCTCCCGCAAGTCCACCCCGTTCGCCGCCCAGATGGCCGCCGAGAACGCGGCCCGCAAGGCCGCCGAGCACGGGATGAAGAAGGTCGACGTGTTCGTCAAGGGCCCGGGCTCCGGCCGGGAGACGGCGATCCGCTCGCTGCAGGCCGCCGGTCTCGAGGTCGGCACCATCCAGGACGTGACCCCGCAGCCTCACAACGGCTGCCGCCCGCCCAAGCGGCGCCGGGTCTGA
- the rpsM gene encoding 30S ribosomal protein S13, with protein MARLAGVDLPREKRLEIALTYIYGIGRTRSKELIAATSLNPDTRVRDLTDDDLVKLRDHIEENFKVEGDLRREVQADIRRKIEIGCYEGLRWRRGLPVRGQRTKTNARTRKGPKKTVAGKKKAGKK; from the coding sequence ATGGCACGACTCGCCGGCGTAGACCTCCCCCGCGAGAAGCGGTTGGAGATCGCGCTGACCTACATCTACGGCATCGGCCGTACCCGCTCGAAGGAGCTCATCGCGGCCACGTCGCTGAACCCGGACACCCGGGTGCGCGACCTGACCGACGACGACCTCGTCAAGCTGCGGGACCACATCGAAGAGAACTTCAAGGTCGAGGGTGACCTCCGCCGCGAGGTGCAGGCCGACATCCGTCGCAAGATCGAGATCGGCTGCTACGAGGGTCTGCGGTGGCGCCGCGGTCTGCCCGTCCGCGGTCAGCGGACCAAGACCAACGCCCGTACCCGCAAGGGCCCGAAGAAGACGGTCGCCGGCAAGAAGAAGGCTGGCAAGAAGTGA
- the rpmJ gene encoding 50S ribosomal protein L36 — MKVQPSVKKICDKCQIVRRHGRIMVICENLRHKQRQG; from the coding sequence GTGAAGGTCCAGCCAAGCGTCAAGAAGATCTGCGACAAGTGCCAGATCGTCCGTCGCCACGGACGCATCATGGTGATCTGCGAGAACCTGCGGCACAAGCAGCGGCAGGGCTGA
- the infA gene encoding translation initiation factor IF-1, with protein sequence MAKKDGAIEVEGRVIEPLPNAMFRVELENGHKVLAHISGKMRQHYIRILPEDRVVVELSPYDLSRGRIVYRYK encoded by the coding sequence ATGGCTAAGAAAGACGGGGCCATCGAGGTCGAGGGTCGGGTCATCGAGCCACTCCCCAACGCGATGTTCCGAGTCGAGTTGGAGAACGGTCACAAGGTCCTGGCACACATCAGCGGCAAGATGCGGCAGCACTACATCCGCATCCTCCCGGAGGACCGGGTGGTCGTCGAGTTGTCGCCGTACGACCTGTCTCGCGGTCGCATTGTCTACCGCTACAAGTGA